A single window of Streptomyces aquilus DNA harbors:
- a CDS encoding ion channel protein, whose amino-acid sequence MAQDTAQQAPAAPATPARALLPLILPALVVGVGASLILLGVSAAAEALQDVLWQNLPDALGVGRYSVLWMLVMLTATGVAVGLVVWKVPGHAGPDPATMGLDAPVLPPVVLPGLVLATALMLAGGPSLGPENPIIAVNVAIVFWLGRRFLPRAPGGLWPVLAEAATIGALFGTPVAAALVISEALAGRQVTGALWDNVFAPLMAAAAGALTTTLVAHPSFDLHLPAFGRPGWGDLLAALVIASAAAVFGMCAVRAFPYVHGAFSRLRHPMLMLPVGGLVLGLLAAVGGHLTLFKGLEEVGEIAADPDGWSAGEFATMTAVKLAALLVAASCGFRGGRIFPAVFVGAAFGLCAHALVSGVHPSVGVAAGVLGMLLAITRQGWVSLFTAAVLVSSPAIIALLCFASLPAWLLVTGRPQMQLRDDGTPVR is encoded by the coding sequence GTGGCCCAGGACACCGCGCAGCAGGCACCCGCAGCTCCGGCGACCCCGGCCCGTGCGCTGCTGCCCCTGATCCTCCCCGCTCTCGTGGTGGGCGTCGGCGCGAGCCTGATCCTCCTCGGGGTGAGCGCGGCGGCCGAGGCGTTGCAGGACGTGCTGTGGCAGAACCTGCCCGACGCGCTGGGCGTGGGCCGGTACTCGGTGCTCTGGATGCTCGTCATGCTCACCGCGACCGGCGTGGCCGTCGGCCTGGTGGTGTGGAAGGTGCCGGGGCATGCCGGGCCCGACCCGGCCACCATGGGCCTGGACGCCCCCGTGCTGCCGCCCGTCGTGCTGCCGGGGCTGGTCCTCGCGACCGCGCTGATGCTGGCCGGCGGGCCGAGCCTCGGCCCCGAGAACCCGATCATCGCCGTGAACGTCGCGATCGTCTTCTGGCTCGGCCGGCGGTTCCTGCCCCGGGCGCCGGGCGGGCTGTGGCCGGTGCTGGCGGAGGCGGCGACGATCGGCGCGCTGTTCGGTACGCCGGTGGCGGCGGCCCTGGTCATCTCCGAGGCACTGGCCGGACGGCAGGTCACGGGCGCGCTGTGGGACAACGTCTTCGCGCCCCTGATGGCCGCCGCCGCGGGCGCCCTGACGACCACCCTGGTGGCCCATCCGTCCTTCGATCTCCATCTACCCGCGTTCGGGCGGCCCGGCTGGGGCGATCTGCTGGCGGCGCTGGTGATCGCGTCCGCGGCGGCCGTGTTCGGCATGTGTGCCGTGCGCGCCTTCCCGTACGTCCACGGCGCGTTCTCCCGGCTGCGGCACCCGATGCTGATGCTGCCCGTCGGCGGCCTCGTCCTGGGCCTGCTCGCGGCCGTGGGCGGCCATCTCACGCTCTTCAAGGGGCTGGAGGAGGTCGGGGAGATCGCCGCCGACCCGGACGGCTGGTCGGCCGGGGAGTTCGCCACGATGACCGCGGTGAAACTGGCCGCGCTGCTCGTCGCCGCGTCCTGCGGCTTCCGCGGCGGGCGGATCTTCCCGGCGGTGTTCGTCGGCGCCGCCTTCGGCCTGTGCGCCCACGCCCTGGTGTCGGGCGTCCACCCCTCCGTCGGTGTCGCCGCGGGTGTGCTGGGCATGCTCCTCGCCATCACCCGGCAGGGCTGGGTGAGCCTGTTCACCGCCGCCGTCCTGGTGTCCTCGCCGGCGATCATCGCCTTGCTCTGCTTCGCCTCGCTGCCGGCCTGGCTGCTGGTGACCGGGCGGCCCCAGATGCAGTTGCGCGACGACGGAACCCCGGTCCGCTGA
- a CDS encoding helix-turn-helix domain-containing protein, whose amino-acid sequence MLLGSQLRRLREARGITREAAGYSIRASESKISRMELGRVSFKTRDVEDLLTLYGITDEAERMSLLSLAREANVAGWWHSYSDVLPSWFPTYVGLEGAASLIRAYEVQFVHGLLQTEAYARAVVRRGMKGASEADVERRVALRLERQKYLVAENAPEFHIVLDEAALRRPYGDREVMREQLQHLIEISEHPNVRLQIMPFSFGGHSGESGAFTILSFSESDLTDVVYLEQLTSALYLDKREDVAQYETALKELQQDSPGPAESRDLLRGLLQLS is encoded by the coding sequence ATGCTGCTCGGATCACAACTCAGGCGACTGCGTGAGGCGCGGGGGATCACGCGCGAGGCCGCGGGCTACTCCATCCGCGCCTCCGAGTCGAAGATCAGCCGGATGGAGTTGGGCCGGGTGAGCTTCAAGACCAGGGACGTCGAGGACCTCCTGACGCTGTACGGCATCACGGACGAGGCCGAGCGCATGTCCCTGCTCTCCCTCGCCCGGGAGGCCAACGTGGCGGGCTGGTGGCACAGTTACTCCGACGTCCTGCCGAGTTGGTTCCCCACCTATGTGGGGCTGGAGGGCGCCGCGAGCCTCATCCGCGCGTACGAGGTGCAGTTCGTGCACGGTCTGTTGCAGACCGAGGCGTATGCACGTGCAGTCGTACGGCGTGGCATGAAGGGCGCGAGCGAGGCCGACGTCGAGCGGCGGGTGGCGCTGCGCCTGGAGCGGCAGAAGTACCTCGTCGCCGAGAACGCCCCCGAGTTCCACATCGTCCTCGACGAGGCCGCCCTGCGCCGCCCCTACGGCGACCGCGAGGTGATGCGGGAGCAGCTCCAGCACCTCATCGAGATCTCCGAGCACCCCAACGTCCGGCTTCAGATCATGCCGTTCAGCTTCGGCGGGCACTCGGGCGAGAGCGGCGCGTTCACGATCCTGAGCTTCTCGGAGTCCGACCTCACCGACGTGGTCTATCTGGAGCAGCTCACCAGCGCCCTCTACCTGGACAAGCGCGAGGACGTCGCCCAGTACGAGACCGCCCTCAAGGAGCTCCAGCAGGACAGTCCGGGTCCGGCCGAGAGCCGGGACCTGCTGAGGGGTCTTCTCCAGCTCTCCTAG
- a CDS encoding glutamate decarboxylase, with product MPLHQGPEKRDERPMSVNPFYGEANPVGGMTEAPPKHRLPDTPLPPMTAYQLVHDELMLDGNSRLNLATFVTTWMEPQAGVLMAECRDKNMIDKDEYPRTAELERRCVAMLADLWNAPDPAAAVGCSTTGSSEACMLAGMALKRRWSKRNPKPGARPNLVMGINVQVCWDKFCNFWEVEPRLIPMEGDRFHLDPQAAAAMCDENTIGVVAILGSTFDGSYEPVADLCAALDALQERTGLDIPVHVDGASGGMVAPFLDPDLAWDFRLPRVASINTSGHKYGLVYPGVGWALWRDQDALPEELVFRVNYLGGDMPTFALNFSRPGAQVVAQYYTFLRLGREGYRAVQQTTRDVAGRLAERIEALGDFRLLTRGDQLPVFAFTTGHDVTAYDVFDVSRRLRESGWLVPAYTFPPHREDLSVLRVVCRNGFSADLAELFVDDLRRLLPELRRQSHPLTQDKGAATGFHH from the coding sequence ATGCCGCTCCACCAAGGTCCCGAGAAGCGCGACGAGCGCCCGATGTCCGTCAACCCCTTCTACGGGGAGGCCAATCCGGTCGGCGGCATGACCGAGGCGCCGCCCAAGCACCGGCTGCCGGACACCCCGCTGCCGCCGATGACGGCGTACCAGCTGGTGCACGACGAGCTGATGCTGGACGGCAATTCGCGCCTCAACCTGGCCACCTTCGTCACCACCTGGATGGAGCCGCAGGCCGGCGTCCTGATGGCGGAGTGCCGGGACAAGAACATGATCGACAAGGACGAGTACCCGCGCACCGCCGAGCTGGAGCGGCGCTGCGTGGCGATGCTCGCCGACCTGTGGAACGCACCCGATCCGGCCGCCGCCGTGGGCTGTTCGACGACCGGATCGAGCGAGGCGTGCATGCTCGCCGGTATGGCGCTGAAGCGGCGCTGGAGCAAGCGGAACCCGAAGCCGGGCGCCCGCCCCAATCTGGTCATGGGCATCAACGTCCAGGTCTGCTGGGACAAGTTCTGCAACTTCTGGGAGGTGGAACCCCGGCTGATCCCGATGGAGGGCGACCGCTTCCATCTCGATCCGCAGGCCGCCGCCGCAATGTGCGACGAGAACACCATCGGGGTCGTCGCGATCCTCGGCTCCACCTTCGACGGCTCCTACGAGCCCGTCGCCGACCTGTGCGCCGCCCTGGACGCGTTGCAGGAGCGCACCGGCCTCGACATCCCGGTGCACGTCGACGGGGCGTCCGGCGGCATGGTCGCGCCCTTCCTCGACCCGGACCTGGCCTGGGACTTCCGGCTGCCGCGCGTCGCCTCCATCAACACCTCGGGGCACAAGTACGGCCTCGTCTACCCGGGCGTCGGCTGGGCGCTGTGGCGCGACCAGGACGCCCTGCCCGAGGAGCTGGTCTTCCGCGTCAACTACCTGGGCGGCGACATGCCGACCTTCGCGCTCAACTTCTCCCGGCCCGGCGCGCAGGTCGTCGCGCAGTACTACACGTTCCTGCGGCTGGGCCGCGAGGGCTACCGGGCCGTGCAGCAGACCACCCGGGACGTCGCCGGGCGCCTCGCCGAACGCATCGAGGCCCTCGGCGACTTCCGCCTCCTCACCCGGGGCGACCAGCTGCCGGTGTTCGCCTTCACCACCGGGCACGACGTGACGGCGTACGACGTCTTCGACGTGTCCCGGCGGCTGCGCGAGAGCGGCTGGCTGGTGCCGGCGTACACCTTCCCGCCCCACCGCGAGGACCTGAGCGTCCTGCGTGTCGTCTGCCGCAACGGCTTCTCCGCCGACCTGGCCGAGCTGTTCGTGGACGACCTGCGGCGGCTGCTGCCCGAACTGCGCCGCCAGTCGCACCCGTTGACCCAGGACAAGGGCGCGGCGACGGGCTTCCACCACTGA
- a CDS encoding SRPBCC family protein, whose product MNATPDDDLTVIRVDQFFPHPPAKVWRALTEPELLVQWQMQGTEAFRLEVGHRYTMTSVPRPNTNFSGTVDVEVLGFQPERMLSVRWTDTDPANSADWTITWRLEQEGRGTRLFLVHEGFDPDDPAQLMARTIMDGGWRSHVMRALGDALERM is encoded by the coding sequence ATGAACGCCACCCCTGACGACGACCTCACCGTCATCCGCGTCGACCAGTTCTTCCCGCACCCGCCCGCCAAGGTGTGGCGCGCCCTCACCGAGCCCGAGTTGCTCGTGCAGTGGCAGATGCAAGGAACCGAGGCGTTCCGTCTGGAGGTCGGTCACCGGTACACGATGACCTCCGTGCCGCGGCCCAACACCAACTTCTCCGGCACCGTCGACGTGGAGGTTCTCGGTTTTCAGCCGGAACGGATGCTGAGCGTCCGCTGGACCGACACCGATCCTGCCAACTCCGCCGACTGGACCATCACGTGGAGGTTGGAACAGGAAGGGCGTGGAACGCGTCTCTTTCTAGTACACGAGGGATTCGACCCGGACGACCCCGCACAGCTGATGGCCCGGACGATCATGGACGGGGGCTGGAGATCGCATGTGATGCGCGCTCTGGGGGATGCGCTGGAACGGATGTAG
- a CDS encoding MerR family transcriptional regulator, with the protein MSYSVGQVAGFAGVTVRTLHHYDDIGLLAPSERSRAGHRRYSDADLDRLQQILFYRELGFPLDEVAALLDDPATDPRVHLRRQHELLTARIEKLRKMAAAVEQAMEARKMGINLTPEERFEVFGDKDPEQYAEEAEQRWGGTEAYAESQRRAATYTKEDWKRIQAEVDDWGRRYAALVTAGEQPSAEAAMDLAEEHRQHISRYYFEVPYEMHLCFGDMYVSDERFKAFYDAMGDGLAEHLRDAIRANAARHTS; encoded by the coding sequence GTGAGCTACTCCGTGGGACAGGTCGCCGGTTTCGCCGGAGTGACGGTGCGCACGCTGCACCACTACGACGACATCGGCCTGCTCGCACCCAGCGAGCGCAGCCGTGCGGGCCACCGGCGCTACAGCGACGCCGACCTCGACCGGTTGCAGCAGATCCTGTTCTACCGGGAGCTCGGCTTCCCGCTCGACGAGGTCGCCGCCCTCCTCGACGATCCGGCCACGGACCCGCGCGTCCACCTGCGCCGCCAGCACGAGCTGCTGACCGCCCGGATCGAGAAGCTGCGGAAGATGGCGGCGGCCGTGGAGCAGGCCATGGAGGCACGCAAGATGGGCATCAACCTCACGCCGGAGGAACGTTTCGAGGTCTTCGGCGACAAGGATCCGGAGCAGTACGCCGAGGAGGCGGAACAGCGCTGGGGCGGCACCGAGGCGTACGCCGAGTCCCAGCGCCGCGCCGCGACGTACACCAAGGAGGACTGGAAGCGCATCCAGGCCGAGGTCGACGACTGGGGCCGGCGCTACGCCGCCCTGGTGACGGCCGGCGAGCAGCCGTCCGCCGAGGCGGCCATGGACCTCGCCGAGGAACACCGGCAGCACATCAGCCGGTACTACTTCGAGGTCCCCTACGAGATGCACCTGTGCTTCGGCGACATGTACGTATCCGACGAGCGCTTCAAGGCGTTCTACGACGCGATGGGCGACGGCCTGGCCGAGCACCTGAGGGACGCGATCAGGGCGAACGCCGCCCGGCACACCTCGTAG
- a CDS encoding ArsR/SmtB family transcription factor, giving the protein MNGTGTAAANDRVFAALANSVRREVLRLLRDGGPQPVQALAAHFDMARPSLSEHLKVLRDAGLVSEQRSGRQRIYRLEAAPLAEVQDWLHPYERFWRDRLKGLGELLDRMPDDDAT; this is encoded by the coding sequence ATGAACGGGACGGGTACCGCCGCCGCGAACGACCGCGTCTTCGCCGCGCTCGCCAACTCCGTGCGCCGCGAGGTGCTGCGGCTCCTGCGCGACGGCGGCCCGCAGCCCGTGCAGGCCCTCGCCGCCCACTTCGACATGGCCCGCCCGAGCCTCTCCGAGCACCTCAAGGTGCTGCGTGACGCCGGCCTCGTCTCCGAGCAGCGCTCCGGCCGGCAGCGCATCTACCGCCTGGAGGCGGCCCCGCTCGCCGAGGTGCAGGACTGGCTCCACCCGTACGAGCGGTTCTGGCGCGACCGGCTGAAGGGGTTGGGCGAACTGCTCGACCGCATGCCCGACGATGACGCGACATGA
- a CDS encoding ABC transporter permease, with amino-acid sequence MTTYALTDSWTMTRRELAHWARQPVRVVVGLVFPVMLLLMFGYLIGGGRGVEGEYVDYLVPGMLALTMAFGLEGTMIAVTQDLDKGVIDRFRSLPMANGAVLVGRSVADMLQSTVGLGVLVGVGFALGWRPGGGPGAFVGALGLLLLLRFAMLWIGIFLALVAGKPEMVQAVQILVWPVGFLSNALATPASMPDWLGTVVQWNPMSRTATAVRDLFGGLGTDHVWAAVAWPLALLAVFFPLAVRRFAGLGR; translated from the coding sequence GTGACCACGTACGCGCTGACCGACTCCTGGACCATGACCCGGCGCGAACTCGCCCACTGGGCACGGCAGCCGGTACGGGTCGTCGTCGGCCTGGTCTTCCCGGTGATGCTGCTGCTGATGTTCGGCTACCTCATCGGCGGCGGGCGGGGTGTCGAGGGGGAGTACGTCGACTATCTGGTCCCCGGGATGCTCGCGCTCACCATGGCCTTCGGCCTGGAGGGCACGATGATCGCCGTCACCCAGGATCTCGACAAGGGCGTCATCGACCGCTTCCGCTCGCTGCCCATGGCCAACGGGGCGGTACTGGTGGGGCGTTCGGTGGCGGACATGCTCCAGTCGACGGTGGGGCTCGGGGTCCTCGTCGGTGTCGGGTTCGCGCTCGGCTGGCGGCCGGGCGGCGGCCCGGGGGCGTTCGTGGGCGCCCTCGGACTGCTGCTGCTCCTCCGCTTCGCCATGCTGTGGATCGGCATCTTCCTGGCGCTGGTGGCCGGGAAGCCCGAGATGGTGCAGGCCGTGCAGATCCTGGTCTGGCCGGTCGGCTTCCTGTCCAACGCGCTCGCCACGCCCGCCTCCATGCCGGACTGGCTCGGCACGGTGGTCCAGTGGAACCCGATGTCCCGCACGGCGACAGCCGTACGGGACCTGTTCGGCGGCCTCGGCACGGACCACGTGTGGGCGGCCGTGGCCTGGCCGCTGGCGCTGCTGGCGGTCTTCTTCCCGCTGGCGGTACGGCGGTTCGCGGGGCTCGGCAGGTAG
- a CDS encoding DUF397 domain-containing protein: protein MDHDVYNGMDVYNGMAATDLSGVAWQKSRHSNSQGSCVEFARLPDGGVAMRNSRFPDGPALVYTRAEIEAMLLGVKDGEFDHLIAG, encoded by the coding sequence GTGGACCACGACGTGTACAACGGCATGGACGTGTACAACGGCATGGCGGCCACGGACCTGAGCGGGGTGGCCTGGCAGAAGAGCAGGCACAGCAACTCGCAGGGTTCCTGTGTCGAGTTCGCGCGGCTGCCCGACGGCGGCGTGGCCATGCGCAACTCGCGCTTCCCGGACGGTCCGGCGCTCGTCTACACGCGCGCGGAGATCGAGGCGATGCTCCTCGGCGTCAAGGACGGCGAGTTCGACCACCTGATAGCCGGTTGA
- a CDS encoding PadR family transcriptional regulator, translating into MSAIRLLVLGAVRQHGRAHGYQVRNDLEYWGAHEWSNAKPGSIYHALKQMAKQGLLHAHEIAPSTAGGPPRTEYEITEAGTEEFLRLLREALTSYDQKMDVKSAAIGFMVDLPRAEAVSLLKERIRRIEQWRGSVTEHYVPEEGPEQLGHIGEIMNLWIHTADAELAWIQGLIGRVEDGAYTFAGEGEPFVGVLAEGEENPYATGQRHPEDAS; encoded by the coding sequence ATGTCAGCGATCCGTCTCCTCGTGCTCGGCGCGGTCCGCCAGCACGGGCGGGCCCACGGCTACCAGGTGCGCAACGACCTGGAGTACTGGGGCGCGCACGAGTGGTCCAACGCCAAGCCCGGCTCGATCTACCACGCCCTGAAGCAGATGGCGAAGCAGGGACTGCTGCACGCGCACGAGATCGCGCCGTCCACCGCCGGTGGCCCGCCCCGTACCGAGTACGAGATCACGGAGGCGGGCACCGAGGAGTTCCTGCGGCTGCTGCGCGAGGCGCTGACCTCGTACGACCAGAAGATGGACGTGAAGTCGGCGGCCATCGGCTTCATGGTCGACCTTCCGCGCGCCGAGGCGGTGTCCCTGCTCAAGGAGCGCATCCGGCGCATCGAGCAGTGGCGCGGCTCCGTGACCGAGCACTACGTCCCCGAGGAGGGCCCCGAGCAGCTCGGTCACATCGGCGAGATCATGAACCTCTGGATCCACACGGCCGACGCCGAACTCGCCTGGATCCAGGGCCTGATCGGGCGCGTCGAGGACGGGGCGTACACCTTCGCGGGGGAGGGCGAGCCGTTCGTCGGGGTCCTCGCCGAGGGCGAGGAGAACCCGTACGCGACGGGCCAGCGGCATCCGGAGGACGCGAGCTGA
- a CDS encoding aldehyde dehydrogenase family protein gives MSSYFTDLAQQYIDGEWRPGTGSWDIIDFNPYDGEKLASITIATVDEVDDAYRAAARAQKEWAATNPYARRAVFEKALRLIEEREQEITEVIIAELGGTYLKAGFELHLAKEFLREAIHLALRPEGRIIPSPVDGKENRVYRVPVGVVGVISPFNFPFLLSIKSVAPALALGNGVVLKPHQNTPITGGSLIAKIFEDAGLPKGLLNVVITDIAEIGDAFLEHPVPKVISFTGSDKVGRHVATVCASHFKRSVLELGGNSAIVVLDDADIDYAVDAAVFSRYVHQGQVCMAANRVLVDRSIADEFTEKFVAKVKSLKVGDPRDPQTVIGPVINSSQADAVSGVVEQALAEGATALVRGGTNENLVSPSVLTGVPADSALLRQEVFGPVAFLIPVDGEEEAVRIVNDTPYGLSGAVHTGDIERGVNFAKQIDTGMFHVNDGTVHDEPIVPFGGEKSSGIGRLNGDTMLDSFTALKWISVQHGRSGFPF, from the coding sequence ATGTCGTCGTACTTCACTGACCTGGCCCAGCAGTACATCGACGGTGAGTGGCGCCCGGGCACCGGCTCCTGGGACATCATCGACTTCAACCCGTACGACGGCGAGAAGCTGGCGTCGATCACCATAGCCACGGTCGACGAGGTCGACGACGCGTACCGGGCGGCCGCCCGCGCCCAGAAGGAATGGGCCGCGACCAACCCGTACGCCCGCCGCGCGGTCTTCGAGAAGGCGCTGCGGCTCATCGAGGAGCGCGAGCAGGAGATCACCGAGGTGATCATCGCCGAGCTCGGCGGCACGTATCTGAAGGCCGGCTTCGAGCTGCACCTCGCCAAGGAGTTCCTGCGCGAGGCGATCCACCTGGCGCTGCGCCCCGAGGGCCGGATCATCCCCTCGCCGGTCGACGGCAAGGAGAACCGCGTCTACCGCGTCCCGGTCGGCGTCGTCGGCGTGATCAGCCCCTTCAACTTCCCGTTCCTGCTGTCGATCAAGTCGGTCGCCCCGGCGCTCGCCCTCGGCAACGGCGTGGTCCTCAAGCCGCACCAGAACACCCCGATCACCGGCGGCTCCCTGATCGCGAAGATCTTCGAGGACGCGGGTCTGCCCAAGGGCCTGCTGAACGTCGTCATCACCGACATCGCGGAGATCGGCGACGCCTTCCTGGAGCACCCGGTCCCGAAGGTCATCTCCTTCACCGGCTCCGACAAGGTCGGCCGCCATGTGGCGACCGTCTGCGCCTCGCACTTCAAGCGCTCGGTCCTCGAACTCGGCGGCAACAGCGCCATCGTGGTCCTCGACGACGCCGACATCGACTACGCGGTCGACGCCGCGGTCTTCAGCCGGTACGTCCACCAGGGGCAGGTCTGCATGGCCGCCAACCGCGTCCTGGTCGACCGCTCGATCGCCGACGAGTTCACCGAGAAGTTCGTCGCCAAGGTGAAGTCCCTCAAGGTCGGCGACCCGCGCGACCCGCAGACCGTCATCGGCCCGGTCATCAACTCCTCGCAGGCGGACGCCGTCTCGGGCGTCGTCGAGCAGGCGCTCGCCGAGGGCGCGACGGCCCTGGTGCGCGGCGGGACCAACGAGAACCTGGTGTCGCCGTCGGTCCTGACCGGCGTACCCGCCGACTCCGCCCTGCTCCGGCAGGAGGTCTTCGGCCCGGTCGCCTTCCTCATCCCGGTCGACGGCGAGGAAGAGGCGGTCCGGATCGTCAACGACACCCCGTACGGCCTCAGCGGTGCCGTCCACACCGGCGACATCGAGCGCGGCGTGAACTTCGCCAAGCAGATCGACACCGGCATGTTCCACGTCAACGACGGCACCGTCCACGACGAGCCGATCGTGCCCTTCGGCGGCGAGAAGAGCTCGGGCATCGGCCGCCTGAACGGCGACACGATGCTGGACTCCTTCACCGCCCTGAAGTGGATCTCCGTGCAGCACGGCCGGAGCGGCTTCCCCTTCTAG
- a CDS encoding ATP-binding cassette domain-containing protein, whose protein sequence is MTDEAITVDGARKKYGAKQALDGLDLTVARGTVHGVLGPNGAGKTTLVRILSTLLRPDAGRIEVAGHDVVRQAYAVRLRIGLLGQHAALDEELGGRQNLEMFGRLHHLGARRARARADELLERFALTDTGRKAVRHYSGGMRRRLDLAASLITEPEVLFLDEPTTGLDPRGRAEVWASVRSLVGGGTTVLLTTQYLEEADQLADRVSVVDAGRVVADGTPEELKKATGGDRIDVVLRDAGQLGAAVALLPVDPAGVSVDPDRRLLSAPVTDRMAALAGVVRALQDAGVEAEDVVLRRPTLDEAFLHLTEGAA, encoded by the coding sequence ATGACCGACGAGGCGATCACCGTCGACGGAGCACGCAAGAAGTACGGCGCGAAACAGGCCCTGGACGGGCTCGACCTCACGGTCGCCCGCGGCACGGTGCACGGAGTGCTCGGCCCGAACGGCGCCGGCAAGACCACCCTGGTCCGCATCCTCTCCACCCTGCTGCGCCCGGACGCCGGCCGCATCGAGGTGGCCGGGCACGACGTCGTACGCCAGGCCTACGCCGTCCGCCTGCGCATCGGCCTGCTCGGCCAGCACGCGGCGCTCGACGAGGAGCTCGGCGGCCGGCAGAACCTGGAGATGTTCGGCCGCCTCCACCACCTCGGCGCCCGCCGCGCACGCGCGCGTGCCGACGAACTCCTGGAGCGGTTCGCCCTGACCGACACCGGCCGCAAGGCCGTACGGCACTACAGCGGAGGCATGCGCCGCCGCCTGGACCTCGCGGCCTCCCTGATCACCGAACCGGAGGTGCTCTTCCTGGACGAGCCCACCACCGGCCTCGACCCCCGCGGCCGCGCCGAGGTGTGGGCGTCGGTCCGCTCCCTGGTCGGCGGCGGTACGACGGTCCTGCTCACCACGCAGTACCTGGAGGAGGCCGACCAGCTCGCCGACCGCGTCTCCGTTGTGGACGCCGGCCGGGTCGTCGCGGACGGCACACCGGAGGAGCTGAAGAAGGCGACCGGCGGCGACCGCATCGACGTCGTGCTGCGCGACGCGGGGCAACTGGGGGCGGCGGTCGCGCTGCTGCCCGTCGACCCGGCCGGGGTCTCCGTCGACCCCGACCGCCGGTTGCTCAGCGCCCCGGTCACCGACCGGATGGCGGCGCTCGCCGGGGTCGTACGGGCGCTTCAGGACGCGGGTGTCGAGGCGGAGGACGTGGTGCTGCGCCGGCCGACGCTGGACGAGGCGTTCCTGCACCTCACGGAGGGAGCCGCGTGA
- a CDS encoding ATP-binding protein — protein sequence MGMNGSTMLEPLRQGLPPLDPAAVSNAASCALPARYEAVREARQFTRRTLDQWDIGDRFDDVCLVVSELVTNALRHGLPAGDGHTPAQIPPVRLHLMRWTDRLVCAVRDPSHDNPVARDSDDFSAESGRGLFLVDSFADSWGWHPLAGTLNGKVVWALFLLQPRESAE from the coding sequence ATGGGGATGAATGGATCGACCATGCTCGAGCCGTTACGGCAGGGCCTTCCGCCGCTGGATCCCGCGGCCGTGTCCAACGCCGCCTCCTGTGCGCTGCCCGCCCGCTACGAAGCGGTGCGCGAGGCACGGCAGTTCACCCGCAGAACGCTCGACCAGTGGGACATCGGCGACCGTTTCGACGACGTCTGTCTGGTGGTCTCCGAACTGGTCACCAACGCCCTGCGGCACGGACTGCCGGCCGGCGACGGCCACACCCCCGCACAGATCCCGCCGGTGCGGCTGCATCTGATGCGCTGGACGGACCGGTTGGTGTGCGCGGTGCGCGATCCCAGCCACGACAACCCGGTGGCGCGCGATTCGGACGACTTCTCGGCGGAATCCGGCCGCGGCCTGTTCCTCGTCGACTCCTTCGCCGACAGCTGGGGCTGGCACCCGTTGGCCGGCACCCTCAACGGCAAGGTCGTCTGGGCCCTGTTCCTGCTCCAGCCGCGGGAGTCCGCCGAGTGA
- a CDS encoding DinB family protein, with protein sequence MVTHVPAEAPGDERGALLGYLAAERGAIRRALLGLTDEQASSRPSASDLSLAGLLKHVAEVEQGWVARAQGEPPAVRRTEENWHECFALVDGETVESQLAYWEKVAAETEAYARSVPSLDDTFALPNDPWFPPDSRVSVRWMLLNLIREMARHAGHADIIRESLDGATAFELVAKEQGTS encoded by the coding sequence ATGGTCACCCACGTTCCCGCGGAAGCACCCGGCGACGAGCGCGGAGCGCTGCTCGGCTATCTGGCCGCGGAGCGCGGCGCCATCCGGCGGGCGCTGCTGGGGCTCACGGACGAGCAGGCGTCCTCCCGCCCCAGCGCGAGCGACCTGTCCCTCGCCGGGCTGCTGAAGCACGTGGCCGAGGTCGAGCAGGGCTGGGTGGCCCGCGCCCAGGGTGAGCCGCCGGCGGTGCGGCGGACCGAGGAGAACTGGCACGAGTGCTTCGCCCTCGTGGACGGCGAGACGGTCGAGTCCCAGCTGGCCTACTGGGAGAAGGTCGCCGCCGAGACGGAGGCGTACGCCCGCTCGGTCCCGAGCCTCGACGACACCTTCGCGCTGCCGAACGACCCCTGGTTCCCGCCGGACAGCCGGGTCTCCGTCCGCTGGATGCTGCTCAACCTGATCCGCGAGATGGCCCGGCACGCCGGCCACGCCGACATCATCCGCGAGTCCCTGGACGGCGCCACCGCCTTCGAGCTGGTGGCGAAAGAGCAGGGCACGAGCTAA